A region from the Brevibacterium paucivorans genome encodes:
- the manB gene encoding phosphomannomutase/phosphoglucomutase (converts mannose-6-phosphate to mannose-1-phosphate; the resulting product is then converted to GDP-mannose by ManC which is then used in the synthesis of mannose-containing glycoconjugates that are important for mediating entry into host cells), translating into MTRRAQLAHLCGAYDMRGRTHTDFSDELVTAVGYATHEVMRAQYQSSHVLIGHDMREKSAEFASLLCHGVAQAGGTPVSIGLASTDQLYFGSGVLDMPGIMVTASHNPADWNGFKVCGPQARGISRQDALGEIVTVAETAEVVVDSAPWPVDRERASELAEQFAQRIHVLTGLADASRPLTVVADAGNGMAGNFLDRVFDCDAVTLVGLFTDLDGTFPNHQANPLDPSTLRDAQEAVRAHGADIGLVFDGDADRCFVIDERGEPTSASAIGALVATREIQRARNLGEDNPAVIHNALTTRAVPKAIEKAGGRSIRTPVGHSGIKQRMRKENAVFAVEHSAHFYFRDFFCADSGILAACHVIAALRETGRPLSHLLEPFSAGALSGEINSEVECPDQVLERVEAECQAGTFGEGRIDHLDGVTFTANDFWFNVRKSNTEPLVRFNAESSDYVATRDLTERVLRIIRTA; encoded by the coding sequence ATGACCAGACGAGCGCAGCTCGCTCACCTCTGCGGCGCATACGATATGCGCGGACGCACTCACACAGACTTCAGCGACGAACTGGTGACAGCGGTGGGGTATGCGACCCACGAGGTCATGCGTGCTCAGTATCAGAGCAGTCACGTGCTGATTGGCCACGACATGCGCGAAAAGTCCGCTGAGTTCGCCTCTCTTTTGTGCCACGGTGTTGCTCAAGCCGGGGGTACGCCGGTCAGCATCGGGCTGGCATCGACGGACCAGCTGTACTTTGGATCCGGCGTGCTGGATATGCCCGGAATCATGGTCACGGCAAGCCACAACCCAGCTGACTGGAACGGGTTTAAGGTGTGCGGTCCGCAGGCCCGGGGAATCTCGCGCCAGGACGCGTTGGGTGAGATTGTCACGGTTGCAGAAACCGCCGAGGTCGTTGTTGACAGTGCGCCATGGCCCGTTGATCGCGAGCGGGCTTCAGAACTGGCTGAACAGTTCGCACAGCGTATTCATGTGCTGACAGGACTGGCAGACGCCTCACGGCCACTCACCGTGGTGGCAGATGCCGGAAACGGAATGGCAGGGAACTTCCTGGACCGCGTCTTCGACTGTGACGCAGTGACGTTGGTGGGCTTGTTTACCGACCTCGACGGCACCTTTCCCAATCACCAAGCAAACCCTTTAGACCCCAGTACGCTCCGCGACGCGCAGGAAGCAGTCCGTGCCCATGGTGCGGATATTGGCCTGGTCTTTGACGGTGACGCCGATCGGTGCTTTGTCATTGACGAACGGGGTGAGCCCACCTCGGCGTCTGCGATTGGTGCCTTGGTAGCCACGCGCGAAATCCAGCGCGCACGCAACCTGGGCGAAGACAATCCTGCTGTCATTCACAATGCGCTGACCACGCGCGCAGTGCCCAAGGCGATTGAGAAAGCCGGCGGGCGTTCCATTCGCACACCGGTAGGCCACTCCGGTATCAAACAGCGGATGCGAAAAGAGAACGCTGTTTTTGCCGTCGAGCACTCAGCGCACTTCTACTTCCGAGATTTCTTCTGCGCAGACTCCGGGATTCTGGCGGCGTGCCACGTCATTGCGGCTTTACGTGAAACAGGCCGTCCGCTCTCACACCTCCTGGAACCTTTTAGCGCAGGCGCGCTGAGTGGCGAAATCAACTCTGAAGTAGAGTGCCCGGACCAGGTCTTAGAGCGTGTCGAAGCTGAATGCCAAGCGGGCACGTTTGGCGAGGGGCGTATTGACCACCTCGACGGTGTGACCTTTACTGCCAATGATTTTTGGTTCAACGTGCGGAAGTCCAACACGGAACCACTCGTGCGGTTTAACGCCGAATCCTCAGACTACGTTGCCACACGTGACCTCACGGAACGCGTTTTGCGGATAATCCGCACGGCATAA
- a CDS encoding stage II sporulation protein M, which produces MDPNLLAYMHGSQWDRLSALAGKKKLTTQQATEFRELYRRASKDLSRVQSVAPDSDVAVRLSNVIHRSRMQLTGVPRGAKATVLDFFGASLPAALYSIRWYFVGVFIAFVAFSVLTTVWLANDTQTLFTMVPYDDAKRLAEHDFVNYYKENPNSVFAVGVWTNNAWIALQWVVLGVTGIYVIVGLVMNAVNVGVSGAVMFHFDRAGDFFGYILPHGVPEITCILIAAAAGLKIFTSWMIPVNMSRMQSLAHAARSLITVGVGLIFMLFLSGLIEGFVTPSNMPFPIKMFFGALLTVGICAYAIGLGRPAVKQGLTGDMEESRAGYRVVTAA; this is translated from the coding sequence ATGGACCCAAATCTGCTCGCTTACATGCACGGAAGTCAGTGGGACCGACTTTCTGCCCTCGCGGGCAAGAAGAAGCTCACCACGCAACAAGCTACCGAGTTTCGTGAACTGTACAGGCGAGCATCAAAGGATCTCTCACGTGTCCAGTCGGTAGCCCCCGATTCCGATGTGGCAGTGCGGCTATCGAATGTCATCCACCGGTCACGTATGCAGCTCACAGGTGTGCCTCGGGGCGCGAAAGCTACAGTGCTCGACTTCTTTGGAGCCTCACTTCCAGCAGCTCTGTATTCGATTCGTTGGTATTTCGTGGGCGTGTTCATTGCGTTTGTCGCGTTCAGCGTTTTAACCACTGTGTGGCTGGCAAACGACACCCAGACTCTCTTTACAATGGTGCCGTACGACGATGCGAAGCGTCTGGCCGAACACGATTTCGTGAACTACTACAAAGAGAACCCCAACAGCGTATTTGCTGTGGGTGTGTGGACCAACAACGCGTGGATCGCCCTTCAGTGGGTGGTCTTGGGCGTGACCGGAATCTACGTGATCGTGGGTCTTGTCATGAACGCCGTGAACGTGGGAGTTTCAGGTGCGGTCATGTTCCACTTTGACCGCGCAGGCGATTTCTTCGGATACATCCTGCCCCACGGTGTCCCGGAGATCACGTGTATCCTCATCGCGGCAGCTGCCGGGCTCAAGATTTTCACGTCGTGGATGATTCCAGTCAACATGTCGCGAATGCAGTCACTCGCTCACGCTGCACGCTCCCTCATTACGGTGGGTGTGGGCCTGATCTTCATGCTGTTTCTTTCGGGCCTGATCGAAGGTTTCGTGACACCTTCCAACATGCCGTTCCCCATCAAGATGTTTTTTGGAGCACTCCTTACAGTGGGGATCTGTGCGTACGCAATTGGTTTGGGTCGCCCCGCTGTAAAGCAAGGCTTGACGGGTGACATGGAAGAAAGCCGGGCGGGGTACCGTGTGGTGACGGCAGCGTAG
- a CDS encoding RDD family protein has product MDNLVTGEAVELSIRPASLMSRAVACAIDAFVYTIVYITLLISILYFVLNFADVQDLLVNSLIIIFMAVTTIMVPCTVEILTRGRSLGKLVMGLRIVRDDGGAISFRHAFLRALMWDFEVLSGGGGIAALAGFLSPRTKRLGDMLAGTIAVSERPRKIVHRPLPVPPQLHQWAQGVDLTPLPPGLMYRLTQFLDTSTKNTAESRLERAIELATEVNPYVAPPPPEGTHPEDFLVTVVELTRTTQFHKLRKAEATAHAFTDRVGSLPYSQRV; this is encoded by the coding sequence GTGGACAATCTTGTGACTGGGGAAGCTGTTGAGCTGAGCATTCGCCCTGCTTCGCTCATGTCACGAGCCGTAGCCTGCGCAATTGACGCCTTTGTTTACACGATCGTGTACATCACGTTGCTCATCTCAATCCTGTACTTCGTCCTCAATTTCGCGGACGTTCAAGATCTCCTGGTCAATTCGCTCATCATCATTTTCATGGCGGTCACAACAATCATGGTTCCGTGTACCGTTGAGATCCTGACCCGCGGAAGATCCTTGGGGAAACTTGTCATGGGACTCCGCATCGTCCGTGACGACGGTGGAGCAATTTCGTTCCGTCACGCGTTCTTGCGAGCGCTGATGTGGGATTTCGAAGTCCTCTCCGGTGGCGGCGGAATTGCCGCGCTCGCCGGGTTCTTGTCGCCGCGCACTAAACGTCTAGGCGATATGTTGGCAGGCACCATCGCGGTGAGTGAACGGCCCCGAAAGATCGTCCACCGGCCGCTTCCAGTTCCTCCTCAGTTGCACCAGTGGGCACAAGGCGTGGACCTCACTCCTTTGCCACCGGGCTTGATGTACCGTCTCACGCAGTTCCTTGACACCAGCACAAAGAACACCGCGGAGTCGCGCCTGGAGCGCGCAATTGAGCTGGCTACCGAGGTCAACCCGTATGTGGCTCCCCCACCGCCAGAAGGTACACACCCTGAGGACTTCCTTGTGACTGTCGTCGAGCTCACCCGAACGACACAGTTTCACAAGCTCCGCAAAGCAGAAGCAACGGCCCATGCCTTCACCGATCGCGTAGGATCCCTGCCCTACTCACAACGCGTCTAG